The following proteins come from a genomic window of Oricola thermophila:
- a CDS encoding HAD family hydrolase produces MSDIRHIVFDIGKVLVHYDPELPFRRIIPDDRRRAWFLREVCSNEWNLEQDRGRSWTVAEEELIARFPDEAENIRAFRRHWAEMVPHAYEDSVAILRELIDAGRDVTMLTNFASDTFREAQEMYPFLKWSRGVTVSGDIRIIKPDPAIYEHHTRTFGLDPAATLFIDDSEKNVLGARAFGWQAIRFDDAEQLREDLAGYELVA; encoded by the coding sequence ATGAGCGATATCCGCCATATCGTCTTCGACATCGGCAAGGTGCTGGTGCACTACGATCCGGAACTGCCGTTCCGGCGGATCATCCCCGACGACCGCCGTCGGGCCTGGTTCCTGCGCGAAGTCTGCTCGAACGAGTGGAACCTGGAACAGGACCGTGGCCGGAGCTGGACCGTGGCCGAGGAGGAACTGATCGCCCGCTTTCCCGACGAGGCGGAGAATATCCGCGCCTTCCGCCGGCACTGGGCGGAGATGGTGCCCCATGCCTACGAGGACAGCGTCGCTATCCTGCGCGAACTGATAGATGCAGGTCGCGACGTGACCATGCTGACCAATTTCGCCTCCGACACCTTCCGCGAGGCGCAGGAAATGTACCCGTTCCTGAAATGGAGTCGCGGCGTGACGGTTTCGGGCGACATCCGCATCATCAAGCCCGACCCGGCGATCTATGAACACCACACGAGGACATTCGGCCTCGATCCGGCGGCCACCCTGTTCATCGACGATTCCGAGAAGAACGTTCTCGGTGCCCGCGCGTTCGGCTGGCAGGCGATCCGGTTCGACGATGCCGAACAGCTGCGGGAAGACCTCGCCGGCTACGAACTGGTCGCCTGA